The window CAAAGTATGACGCCGGATACGGCAGCAGTGTCGGTGTCGGTTGCAGATGACACTGAGGTCATGGCCTCGGTGGACGATGACGGGCAGACGGAGCGGCTCGTCATCGCAGACATCTCACGCGAGGACGCATGGATCTCCATGCGCGTAACGGACGCAGCCTCGCTACCGGACTGGCAGTAGTCCCCGATAGCTCGTTTCGTTCCCCCCGAACCGCCCCCGATCGCAGTTTTATCTTCTTTCAGAATGCAGAATCACCGCCGTGATTGTTGAATTTCTGACTGGTATGACCCCCCACCATCTGGAAACAACTCGATACCTCGGTTGAGGACGAGGGAAACGAATCGATACTGAACCTTTTTTGTCCTCGGTGCAGTTCCATGCAGACATGAACTATCGGGAGGTCACCGGGGAACGTGAGTTCGTCGCTCGACTCGGGCACGGCGCGGACTGGCGTTCGGAA of the Haladaptatus caseinilyticus genome contains:
- a CDS encoding DUF7556 family protein encodes the protein MTPDTAAVSVSVADDTEVMASVDDDGQTERLVIADISREDAWISMRVTDAASLPDWQ